The segment TTTTGCTAAATCGGCAGCAGATTTTTTTGGCGCAATATGTTCAATCACATTACCACGCGATGTTACAATATCGTAACCCAGGGCCGCTGCTTCTGGTGGCAGTGTATTAGAAATGATATAAGAGCCATTTTCGTCTTTATAGCGATAGAATTGCGGTGTTTGTGCAAAACTGGTAACTAAGTAAACAGAAAGCAGAGTCGCAAATAGATACTTCATACATTTCCTTATGTATAACAAAGTAGAGTTATTGTTTGTAATCCTATACTACAAGACTGCGATTTTAGATATTTGAGAATTTAAATCCACAACAGATGATTATTAGCTGTAAAGGGTATATCCCGTACTGAATACGGGATTTTGAGATGATTGCCTGTAGATTATTAGTTTGTGCCATACTGTTTTTGATAAGCCAATAAATTTTCTACAACCGATTGATAGCTTGGAATCGTTTTTAAATAAGCAATCACATCTTTGAGCGTGACAATGGAGAGTACTGGAATGTGATGCGCTTGTTCTAGTAGTTGCACAGCTGAAAACTGACTGTCTTGTGCTTTTTCTTGTCTATCCAGTGCAATTATAATGCCAGCAGCGGTACCACCGTTATTTTGTATAAAATGGATAGCTTCTTTTTTGGCATCTCCAGCGGTAATCACATCGTCGATAATCCAGGCTTTTTGATGTTCAAGTGCAGCACCAACAATCAGTCCACCTTCGCCATGTGCCTTAGCTTCTTTTCGATTGAAGCTATAAGGGATATTGATTTGATATTGTTCTGTCAGTTGTATTGCCGTTGCAACCGCAAGTGGAATACCCTTATATGCAGGTCCAAATAAGACATCAAATTGGCAGCGGTTATGTGTTAGTGTGAGAGCATAGTATTGGCCTAATTTTGCTAAGGCATCGCCAGAGTATAAATGACCAATATTGAAAAAATAGGGGCTTTTTCTGCCAGATTTTAAAGTAAAATCTCCAAATCGAAGTGCGTTTTCTTGTATAATAAATTCAATAAAATTATGTTGATAATTTTCCATAGCGGCACACAAAATTGATCACGAATGGGGTGAATTAATAGCATAAATTCCTTGGAAAAGTCAAGACATAACTAAAAATACTTGCCTTAAAAGTATATTGTGAATGTGTGTAGCTCTAAAGGGAAACTGAAGTTTAAGAGGAAAAAAGTGTTGCGTATTATTAGTTTGAATGTAAATGGTATTCGAGCCGCACAGAAGAAAGGTATGTTTGAATGGTTGAGCCGTCAAGATGCCGATGTCATTTGTCTACAAGAAGTGAGAGCAGATGCTTCTATTCTTGAGAATGCTTTGTATCAGTTGCCGAAATACCATGCTTATTATCAATCTGCCGAGAAAAAGGGTTATAGTGGTGTAGGCATATTAAGCAAGAAAAAACCAGATAAAGTAATACGTTCATTAGGGTTTCCGCTTGCAGATACAGAGGGTAGATATATTCATGCTGAATTTGGCAATCTGGTTGTTGCTTCTTTGTATCTGCCTTCGGGAACCAGTGGTGAAGCGCGTCAAGATCAAAAATATGTCTTTTTAGATGCATATCTTGCTATCTTAAAAAAACAAATTACGAGCAAGCGTTCTTATATCATTTGTGGCGATTGGAATATTGCGCATAAGGAAATTGATCTTAAAAATTGGAAGACGAATCAAAAAAACTCAGGATTTTTGCCACAAGAGCGAGCATGGTTAGATAAATTATTTGATAAAGTGGGTTTTGTTGATGCTTTTCGCATGGTGAATCTTGAACCCAATAATTATACGTGGTGGTCTAGTAGAAGCCGTGTTGCTTTTGAGAATAATGTAGGATGGAGAATCGATTATCAAATTGTAACACCCGATCTTAGAGAGAAAGTAAAAACCGCCTCAATCTATAAGGCTGAGCGCTTTTCTGATCATGCGCCATTAGTGATGGATTATGATTTGAGTATTTAGGACTTCTTAATTGTAGCCTTTGTACACTGATGGTTCTCCTAAAAATTCTTATGCTGAAAAAAACTGATAATATGTCATGCCAGCGAAGGCTCATATGCGTCAACTTAAGTAATTTCTGGGATTCAATTATATATTGCCACCTATTCTTCGTTCGCAAAGCGAACATTTTCTCACTTTGTAAAGAGAGACGCTTGGCAACAGCGTAGCTGCGCCGAGCAGAGGGATTTAGCTTTTTGAACTTAGCCCCCAGCATAAATCCCCCTTGCGCACTTGTCAGTGCGCGTCCCCCTTCAAAAAGTGGGAGCCTGATTCGCAATGCTCATCGATAAGCATGTCAGCTCTTGCAACACAAAATGTGTGTGTCTCGTGGCTAGTGTTGAGTTGCTAGTTTCTAGAGATTCAACACTCTTTTTTGTTTGAAAATAAGTTCTTGAATACCTTTTTGAGCGAGTTCAAGCATGCCATTTAAATCTTGATGTTTAAAAGGATGCCCTTCCGCAGTGCCTTGTAGCTCAATAAAATCACCTTTTTCTGTCATGACGACATTCATATCAGTTTCTGCATTAGAATCTTCTTGATAATCTAGATCAAGCACAGGAAAACCTTTATAAACACCTACAGATACAGAAGCGATTAAAAATTTCAAGGGGAGTTCTTTGATCATTTGACGTGTTTGCATCCAGCGTAATGCTTCCACTAAGGCAACACATGCGCCTGTAATGCTAGCTGTGCGTGTGCCACCATCTGCTTGTAAGACATCACAGTCAATAGTGATGGTATTCTCGCTCAAGCCTTTCATGTTGACGCAAGCGCGCAGCGCCCTACCAATCAAGCGTTGGATTTCTTGTGAGCGGCCGTGTGGTTTACCAACCTGTGATTCACGCATCATTCGATCATTGGTAGAACGAGGTAGCATTGCATATTCAGCAGTAATCCATCCTTGTCCGGTACCTTTTAAGAATCTGGGTACGCCACTCATGACAGAGGCATTACAGACTACTTTGGTATCGCCATAAGAAACAAGCACCGATCCTTCTGGATGTTTGATAAAATTTCTAACAAATGAGATTTCACGCATTTCATCATTTTTTCGGGCACTGGGACGCATATTTTTGCCTACCTTAAAACCGTATTACTGCATCTTCAAAGAGGTGCATTATAGCGTTTTTTTTGACTAAATAGCGAACTTAGCACGGCGTGTAATACGCATAAATAGGGCGCCGTATTGCTTGAGCGGTGTTGACCTATACGCAATATCTTTGCTTGGAGTTAGATTTCAGGCTACCATATGAGATCTAGTGTCTATTATTGGTCGACTAACTTTTTTGGGGATCGCCTTATGTTACAAAGTATGACGGCATTTGCCAGTGCTGCCAAGCGTGCGGATTGGGGAAGTGCGACTTGGGAAGTGCGTTCGGTAAATCATCGTTATCTTGATGTGCATTTTCGTTTGCCTGAAGGGCTGCATGAGGCGGAGTTTAGTTGGCGTAAGACCATTAATCGATGGATTCAGCGCGGAAAAGTAGATTGCCAGCTTACATTTGTACCTGACGCAAGTTTTGTGCCTACACTTCATGTTAATAAGGAGCTTACAAGCCAGCTTGTTGACTGTGTTGCTCAAGTACACAGCCAAAATGAGGGTATTTCCCCGAAGATATCAGCGCTTAGCTTACTAAAGTGGCCTGGTGTTATTACTATCCATCCACAAGATCTCTCAAAATTAATCCCTGAATTTACGACGTTGCTAGAAAAAGCCTTAGATGATTTTGTCATGATGCGTCAACGAGAAGGCACTGAGATTGCCGATATTCTACTTTGCAAGTTAAATGACATTTTTGATATTGTACATAAAGCCAGAAGTAATGTTGCTCTTTCATTTGAAAAACAAAAGCAAAAATTAATGAGTCGGCTTGAAGCGCTGGGTTCTTTTGAAAAGGATAGAGTGGCTCAAGAAATGGTGATTTTTGCGAGCAAGTGGGATGTTGCGGAAGAATTAGATAGATTACAATGTCACTATGAAGAAGTAAAAAACTGTTTGGCCACAAAAGAGCCGACAGGCAGACGCTTAGATTTTTTAATGCAAGAAATGAATCGTGAAGCCAATACATTGGCATCAAAATCTCAAGACGCCACATTAAGTAAGTTAGCAGTAGATTTAAAAGTAATCATTGAGCAGATGCGCGAGCAGGTTCAGAATGTGGAGTAAGATATGAAGCTAGGTGAGTTATACATTATTTCTGCCCCTTCAGGTGCAGGCAAGACAACACTGGTAAATGCGTTACTAGCAAGTCTTGATAACATACAGATTTCTGTTTCGTATACGACTCGCCCTCCTCGCGCAAAAGAAGTGAATCACAGAGATTATGTGTTTTTAGATGAGGAAACCTTCGAGCAGTACCAACAGCAGAATAGATTTTTAGAAAGTGCCAAAGTTTTTAAGTATTCATACGGCACTTCCAAAGATTGGGTAGAGGAAAAGCTTAAAGCAGGCATAGATGTTGTATTGGAGATTGATTGGCAAGGTGCACGTATCGTCAAGTCTATTACGGATTGCGTGAGTATCTTTTTGCTCCCACCTTCCAAACAAGATCTAAAGAAACGATTAGAATTGCGAAATCAAGACAAAAAAGAAGTCATTGAATATCGTATGGAACAGGCAAATGAGGAGATCTCTCATTATGCTGAATATGATTATGTGGTTGTGAATGATGACTTTGAAAAAGCCGCTCAAGAGTTAATTGCAATTATAAGAGCACGGCGTTTAGTGACTGCCAGACAAAAAGTGCAGTATCAAGAGTTAATATCAGAATTATTGGCGTAATTTTTAGTATTGAGGAGTTTTAGTAGATGGCACGTATAACAGTAGAAGATTGCTTGGAGAATGTTGATAATCGCTTTGAATTGGTTATCGTTGCTACCAAAAGAGCAAGACAGCTCTCTTTGACAGGTGTTGAGCCAACCCTTCCTTGGGAAAATGATAAAGCAACCGTTGTTGCTTTAAGAGAAATTGCTTCTGGCAATATCACGAGTGCGTTCTTGGATGAGGATGATCATTAAGGAACTTTGTGTTTGCTTTTACAGACTTACGAGATCTACTGGCAGTATACCTTACTGATGCAGAAGTAGAAAAAATTACCAAGGCCTACATTACTGCTGATAAAGCGCATGAAGGTCAGAAAAGGTACACTGGCGAGCCTTATATTACGCACCCCATTGAGGTGGCGAGAATATTAGGGCAGCTTAAAATGGATGCAGAATGCATCTGTGCTGCTATTTTGCATGATGTTATTGAAGACACGCGCTTAGATAAAAAAACAATACAAGC is part of the Candidatus Berkiella cookevillensis genome and harbors:
- a CDS encoding exodeoxyribonuclease III: MRIISLNVNGIRAAQKKGMFEWLSRQDADVICLQEVRADASILENALYQLPKYHAYYQSAEKKGYSGVGILSKKKPDKVIRSLGFPLADTEGRYIHAEFGNLVVASLYLPSGTSGEARQDQKYVFLDAYLAILKKQITSKRSYIICGDWNIAHKEIDLKNWKTNQKNSGFLPQERAWLDKLFDKVGFVDAFRMVNLEPNNYTWWSSRSRVAFENNVGWRIDYQIVTPDLREKVKTASIYKAERFSDHAPLVMDYDLSI
- the rpoZ gene encoding DNA-directed RNA polymerase subunit omega, which encodes MARITVEDCLENVDNRFELVIVATKRARQLSLTGVEPTLPWENDKATVVALREIASGNITSAFLDEDDH
- a CDS encoding YicC/YloC family endoribonuclease, with translation MLQSMTAFASAAKRADWGSATWEVRSVNHRYLDVHFRLPEGLHEAEFSWRKTINRWIQRGKVDCQLTFVPDASFVPTLHVNKELTSQLVDCVAQVHSQNEGISPKISALSLLKWPGVITIHPQDLSKLIPEFTTLLEKALDDFVMMRQREGTEIADILLCKLNDIFDIVHKARSNVALSFEKQKQKLMSRLEALGSFEKDRVAQEMVIFASKWDVAEELDRLQCHYEEVKNCLATKEPTGRRLDFLMQEMNREANTLASKSQDATLSKLAVDLKVIIEQMREQVQNVE
- the rph gene encoding ribonuclease PH, with the translated sequence MRPSARKNDEMREISFVRNFIKHPEGSVLVSYGDTKVVCNASVMSGVPRFLKGTGQGWITAEYAMLPRSTNDRMMRESQVGKPHGRSQEIQRLIGRALRACVNMKGLSENTITIDCDVLQADGGTRTASITGACVALVEALRWMQTRQMIKELPLKFLIASVSVGVYKGFPVLDLDYQEDSNAETDMNVVMTEKGDFIELQGTAEGHPFKHQDLNGMLELAQKGIQELIFKQKRVLNL
- the pyrE gene encoding orotate phosphoribosyltransferase — its product is MENYQHNFIEFIIQENALRFGDFTLKSGRKSPYFFNIGHLYSGDALAKLGQYYALTLTHNRCQFDVLFGPAYKGIPLAVATAIQLTEQYQINIPYSFNRKEAKAHGEGGLIVGAALEHQKAWIIDDVITAGDAKKEAIHFIQNNGGTAAGIIIALDRQEKAQDSQFSAVQLLEQAHHIPVLSIVTLKDVIAYLKTIPSYQSVVENLLAYQKQYGTN
- the gmk gene encoding guanylate kinase; amino-acid sequence: MKLGELYIISAPSGAGKTTLVNALLASLDNIQISVSYTTRPPRAKEVNHRDYVFLDEETFEQYQQQNRFLESAKVFKYSYGTSKDWVEEKLKAGIDVVLEIDWQGARIVKSITDCVSIFLLPPSKQDLKKRLELRNQDKKEVIEYRMEQANEEISHYAEYDYVVVNDDFEKAAQELIAIIRARRLVTARQKVQYQELISELLA